The Ptychodera flava strain L36383 chromosome 3, AS_Pfla_20210202, whole genome shotgun sequence region GTATGTCAAAAAGTACTGTAAGTATCCCATCAAGCATCCTGAAGTCCGCACCAAGAACATCATACTACCCGTTCAGTTGTACTTTGGTCTGGCTAAATGTAGAATATTACCAGCCAACAATCTACTTTCCTGTTTTGCCCCTTAGAGTGGTTAGAAGTTAATGTTTCCCCTTTGCAAGAGTTGTGCAGAAGCCAAGCAGCAGTCACCATGTGAACACAATGATGACCAGCGGTCCTTTGTAGGAACTTGGACAACAACTGAATTAGCCAAAGCTGTCAAGAAGGGGTACAAGGTCATCAAAGTGTTTGAGGTATGGCACTACAGAGAAAGTGAAGTATACAACAGAGAATCACACACAGGTGGGCTCTTTACTGATTGCATCAATGCTTTCTTAAAGTTGAAACAAGAGAGTAGTGGTTGGCCTTCATGGTGCCAGAAGGAAAATGACCAAGATCGATACATCCGTGAATACTATGAGAGAGAAGGCATCCTTCTTGACAAGACTAAGATCCACCGAAATCCTGGTCAAAGAGCATTGGCAAAACTGATGTTGAATTCCATGTGGGGCAAGTTTGCTCAGCGCAACAACTTTCCACAACTGCAGTACATCAAAGAACCTGCAGAACTCTTCCGCCTGCTCAGGAGTGAACAACACATCGTCAACaacttgtctttcatcagtgaTGACATGGTCGCTGTTCAACATTCACTGCAGAATGAATTTGTTGAAGGGGCCATCAACACCAATGTTGTCATCGCTGCATTCACCACAGCATATGCCCGTCTGAAGTTGTATGATCTTTTGGAAGCCATTGGTGAACGGGTCTTGTACTTTGACACCGATTCAGCCATCTTTGTCAGCAAACCAGACATGTATGAACCACCTCTTGGTGACTACTTGGGAGATCTCACCAGCGAACTGGATCCTCCTGGcaatttcatcacaagtttGTGTGCCGGGGAGCTAAAAATTATGCCTACCGTCTAGCACAGCCCAACAGGAAAGGAAACACTACTCTTTGTAAAGCCAGGGTGATTATCTTAAATCAACCGTCTCGTGACAACCTGTCAAACGTCAACCATCACTGTAAACGATCCCACAACAATCCTGTGTGTTGGATGTAATGTTGTAACAACAAGTGAAAGGAACAAATATGCCCTTGTCTATGATAAAAGAGTATTGAtggaaaattacaaaactcttcCCTGTGGTTATTAAACTGTACGTTGTTTTTGAAACCCTCTCCCTTCCCCAAAGAAATATCAATTAATGAATGTCACCAAATATTTGGCAAATGTTTCTAGTATTTCACAACATTGTGTTATCAAAGTAGTTTTGAATGCTTTGTCAGAAAATGGTATGTATTTTGCAATTCAAGAGGTTTTCTCGATCtcattcaaagaaaatttaagaattgtaaatgtttaGCCTTAGGCATGAGCTCATTGTATTTAGTATTACATTTCAAGCTGTTTGAGGAGGATAATGTAAGAATTTTAGTGAATCTTTTTTCACAATTCTCGCGTATTTCAGCAATCCATTGTTTGAGTCTGATGTATAAATCCTATTAAAAAAAACGTTAAGCTTGATCTTATATACAAGTAGTTTggcattttaaagaaaaaagaaatctgATCAATATTATGGCAGATGTATTCTGATCATTCTGTTTATAAGAGTTgtgtatttcattcatttttaaagtcatgaaatgtatgTGTTTGAAGTTTTGAGAATGTGCAAATGAAAGAGAGAAGAAGGTACATTTTACCCcatgaaactttaaatattgAATTTGGAATTGAACAGGACAGATCAACagtttgatttgtttgtttttttgagagttcaaataatATGTATATCTCAACTTTCATCTTAAAAAAACTTTTATGTGTGAACCAAACAAAAGTTTCTGGTTAATCtttttgtaaagaaataaaCTGAAGTCAATTCAGTTTATTTGAAATGCTTCAGAGGctggtttgaatttatttgtggTTGTTTATGTGTAAACATTTGTTGAATGAGTAagcatgtttgtttgtgtgtatgtgtatgtgtgtgtgtgtcccatTGCCCCGAAGGCCAAAAAGTTGGCCCACTGCCCCGAGGGCCACCTAGGAAGATGGTCTTTGTCGATGAATGAGATCACACTTTCCGTGTTTATGGACTCCCTCCAACCCTCTAGACCCTATGAAGGCCCCCTTAGCCCCTCGGGCCTTCTTTTGCCCTCGCTCTGTCAAGAAATTAGAACATCCTTTCTGGTAAAAGCTAGTACCATTTTAGAGTAAGGGTCATTTGACGTGATGGGTCTCATTCTGCAACACACTTGAAGCTGATCATCAATAATCGAGATTTCTTCAATCCTATATTCTTCCTGTATTTGTGTGTGCTGCCATACATCatctatgataatttttttcaaaaggaagCCAGTTTCATGTTAGTTAAGCATTGATCTGAGTGGAGAGATTGACTCAAAGGAAATCAACCAACAAATCTCCATCACGGTGAAGATCAAGTTGGTCAGTGTGGTATACCATGCCACGACTGCAAAAAAAACCTGTCCTTAGTACGTTACGCGCCTGGCAAATATGGCATAAAGTTCGCACATCGGCCCCGTTAAAAAACTGATCGGTTGACCAACGCAAACCATGCAAGATTACAAGAGAAAAGTTGTCGGAAGTTAGAGTCAGGGAAATTAGAAGCCTAGAAGTTGAACGAAAAAGACTGAACAGACAGACTGAAAGCTGTGTAGGCTACTTTAGCGACCAGAATGTTGATATGACTGGCTGGTCCGATTATGTTTTCGCTGATGAACAGAGGCCGTGCTGACTTAGTACTTAGATGGGactgatcgcactcgacattttatcaacaACACCATATGAGTTCTATGCACAAATCTTCGGGATCGAGAGGTAACTCCTTCCAATATGCGAAATAcgatgatgtcatcttatgaataatagatCAGTAAATACAAACGTCATCTcatcaataatttatagcaatgcagatcgtgcaagaaagccaagtctgtgattccgggagaaactcccctgtatagcgttcaccccactcattgCGGTCATCCCACTCACACTTCATGAAAACAGAACGcaactcatcgcgtccactccactcaaacattaacaaataacagacttgaacaaagtctaaGAGGGGTTATCATCAGCGCGAAAACACATTGACAGCCGCGGATGTTTGTTTAGTCGTTCACATGTTAATGCTCGATAACGCAAACATCCGTTGTGAATTAAGACTAAAATGGCCGGATATGCCTTTGACGCCATTTCTGTCAGTGTCTGCTTAATAAATCTGATGTTCCACTTCTTCTACAGTGCAGCTTTACATCAAACCAATATAAAGAGTAGCATTCAAAGAACTAAGCTGCATACAAAGGATCTAAGACTAATCAACTTCTTTTACACCATAGTAGTTATTTGAAGTGTATTTCAGTTTATGTATGGATGCCCGGGTATACGGTGGCGGGCAGCGACGTGCAGTAAATAGAATGACCGTTAAATTAGAGCTTATAC contains the following coding sequences:
- the LOC139128649 gene encoding uncharacterized protein; the encoded protein is MFPLCKSCAEAKQQSPCEHNDDQRSFVGTWTTTELAKAVKKGYKVIKVFEVWHYRESEVYNRESHTGGLFTDCINAFLKLKQESSGWPSWCQKENDQDRYIREYYEREGILLDKTKIHRNPGQRALAKLMLNSMWGKFAQRNNFPQLQYIKEPAELFRLLRSEQHIVNNLSFISDDMVAVQHSLQNEFVEGAINTNVVIAAFTTAYARLKLYDLLEAIGERVLYFDTDSAIFVSKPDMYEPPLGDYLGDLTSELDPPGNFITSLCAGELKIMPTV